The Lichenihabitans psoromatis genome contains a region encoding:
- a CDS encoding phosphoadenylyl-sulfate reductase, whose protein sequence is MGVLDVSLFGDYTAASRFEERFVALDARAVLRLAIQDLYPGRIALVSSFGADSAVLLHMVSTIDTATPVIFVDTGHLFPETLAYRDELVALLGLTNVQAFSPTPEDIAAFDPETFLWSTNPDQCCEVRKVMPLGRAVDGFDAWITGRKRFQSDTRAALPLFEAEGTRTKINPLASWSATRILSYLDAHDLPRHRLVAKNYLSIGCIPCTSPVKPGEDARAGRWRGKSKTECGIHLGVVSGGAGI, encoded by the coding sequence ATGGGCGTTTTGGACGTCAGTCTTTTCGGCGACTACACGGCTGCGTCACGGTTCGAGGAGCGTTTCGTCGCTCTCGACGCGCGCGCAGTCCTGCGGCTCGCGATCCAGGACCTGTATCCCGGCCGCATCGCATTGGTGTCGAGCTTTGGGGCGGACTCGGCTGTCTTGCTCCATATGGTCTCGACCATCGACACGGCGACGCCGGTCATTTTCGTCGATACGGGTCACTTATTCCCCGAGACTCTGGCTTATCGGGACGAACTCGTGGCCTTGCTCGGCCTCACCAACGTCCAGGCCTTTTCACCAACGCCCGAGGATATCGCCGCCTTCGACCCCGAGACGTTCTTGTGGTCGACCAACCCCGACCAATGTTGCGAAGTCCGCAAGGTGATGCCGCTAGGCCGCGCCGTCGACGGCTTCGACGCCTGGATCACGGGCCGCAAGCGGTTTCAAAGCGACACGCGGGCCGCGCTGCCGCTGTTCGAGGCCGAAGGCACACGGACGAAGATCAACCCACTCGCGAGTTGGTCGGCCACCCGCATCCTCTCCTATCTCGACGCGCATGATTTGCCCCGGCATCGGCTCGTCGCCAAGAACTACCTGTCGATCGGCTGCATTCCGTGCACCTCACCGGTGAAGCCGGGCGAAGACGCGCGAGCCGGCCGTTGGCGGGGTAAGTCCAAAACCGAATGCGGCATCCACCTC